In the genome of Candidatus Omnitrophota bacterium, the window CTTTTATGCCTGCCTTTTCCGCAGGATACCCTTCTAAAACTCCGCCTATGCGTGCAGTGGGAACCGGCGAGCCGAGCATTAATACAAAGGAGAACAATAAAAATCCAAGAATATAATTTACTAAAGAACCCGCTACTATGATATTAAACCTTTTATAGATCGGCTTTGAATAAAACTCCCAGTTCTTTCCTTCCAGTTTTCCCGAAAGTTCATCCCCTGCCATTTTCACATACCCGCCGAACGGGATGAGGGAAAGCACATACTCTGTCCCGCCCCTTTTAAATGATTTTATTTTAGGGCCGAACCCGAAAGAAAATACCTCTACCTTTACTCCCATCTTTTTCGCCATCCAAAAATGGCCAAACTCATGGGATAATATCATTATGCTGAAGACTACTATGACTCCTATTATTGATATTAACAAAATCTACCTACCTCTCTTTCAGCCCATCTTCCTATTGCGTCTATCTCATCCAAAGACGGGAATTCTATCCTTTTATGTTTGGCTAAAACCTTTTCTATTATAACCGGTATCGCGGTAAAATCTATTTTTCCGACGAGAAATGCCCTGACAGCGGCTTCATTTGAAGCATTGAGGACCGAGGGCGCGCTTCCGCCCGCTTTGGCAGCTTCGTAAGCGATCTCAAGTGCCGGAAATTTCACTTTATCGGGCTTACAGAAAGACAATCTTCCTATATCTGCCAGGTCCAGGCGCTTGAGCCTGTTTTCGCATCTTTCGGGATAGCTCAGGGCGTATTGTATGGGGATGCGCATGTCGGTTATACTTAACTGCGCCAGCAAAACACCGTCTATGAATTCCACCATGGAATGAATCACCGCCTCCGGATGGATCAGCACCTCTATGGAATCAATATTCATGCCGAAAAACCATTTTGCCTCAATCACTTCAAGCCCCTTATTCATCATAGTCGCCGAATCTACCGATATCTTTTTCCCCATCTTCCACTTAGGATGTCTTAGGACCTTCTTCTGAGACAGGTTTTTGAATGCCTTTTTGGGCACGTTCCACAATGGCCCGCCGGAAGATGTTATATAAAGCTTCCTGACAACTGCCGCATTATTGCCCATAAGACACTGAAATATGGCGCTATGCTCGCTGTCAACCGGAATAATGGCCGAGTTTCGTCTCTTCGCCTCGCGCATTATCAGATGGCCCGCGCTCACGAGCGCCTCTTTAGAGGCAAGCGCCACGTCCTTACCGTGCGACACCGCGGAATAAGCAGGCCTTATAGAAGCGCTGCCTGTGATTGCCACCATTATTATATCGGCGTCCTTCTGGCCCGCCAATTCCTCATGCGCAGTTTTGCCGGCGAGTATAGTTGTGTGATGCCTTATTCTTTTTCGCAATTCCCTTACAAGCGATTCATCGCTTATTGCGGCCACGGATGGTTTAAATTCGTTTATCTGCCTGGCGAGAAGAGGAATGTTTGAGTGCGCGGATAGGCCCGACACCTCGAATCTATCGCTCAAATCCGAAATGACCTTTAGGGTGTTACGGCCGACCGAACCCGTGGAACCAAGTATACATACTTTTTTCTTTTTCATAATTACATCACGAAAGCAGTTATATAAAAATACAAGAGCGGCGCTGCTAAAAGAAGGCTGTCTATCATATCCAGGACGCCGCCTAACCCGGGCAGACATTCGCCCGAAT includes:
- a CDS encoding 1-deoxy-D-xylulose-5-phosphate reductoisomerase → MKKKKVCILGSTGSVGRNTLKVISDLSDRFEVSGLSAHSNIPLLARQINEFKPSVAAISDESLVRELRKRIRHHTTILAGKTAHEELAGQKDADIIMVAITGSASIRPAYSAVSHGKDVALASKEALVSAGHLIMREAKRRNSAIIPVDSEHSAIFQCLMGNNAAVVRKLYITSSGGPLWNVPKKAFKNLSQKKVLRHPKWKMGKKISVDSATMMNKGLEVIEAKWFFGMNIDSIEVLIHPEAVIHSMVEFIDGVLLAQLSITDMRIPIQYALSYPERCENRLKRLDLADIGRLSFCKPDKVKFPALEIAYEAAKAGGSAPSVLNASNEAAVRAFLVGKIDFTAIPVIIEKVLAKHKRIEFPSLDEIDAIGRWAEREVGRFC